In Rahnella aquatilis CIP 78.65 = ATCC 33071, one DNA window encodes the following:
- a CDS encoding ABC transporter permease → MKFFKLSTVSQARRARFCQNRRGFWSLWIFMVMLILVLLSNVLANDKPLLARYQGHWYVPFMVNYSETTFGGELETPADYQDPFVLRQIEDHGWALWAPIRSSYSSINFSTTRPFPSPPSAQNWLGTDSNGHDVLAQILYGLRISLFFGVLLTVMTSVMGIMVGATQGYYGGLIDLLGQRFIEVWSSIPTLFLIIILASVVQPNFWWLLLITVLSGWMTLVSVVRAEFLRTRNFDYIRAAQAMGVSDRAIMWRHMLPNAMVATLTYLPFILCGSITTLTSLDFLGFGLPLGSPSLGTLLMEGKNNLQAPWLGISAFVVLAALLSLLIFIGEAVRDAFNPSAHHNEVL, encoded by the coding sequence ATGAAATTTTTTAAGCTGAGCACCGTCAGTCAGGCGCGCCGGGCACGTTTCTGTCAGAACCGTCGCGGCTTCTGGTCACTGTGGATTTTCATGGTGATGCTGATTCTGGTGCTGTTATCTAACGTGCTGGCGAATGATAAACCCCTGCTGGCGCGCTATCAGGGGCACTGGTATGTGCCCTTTATGGTCAATTACAGCGAAACAACATTTGGCGGAGAGCTGGAAACACCGGCCGATTATCAGGATCCCTTTGTTCTGCGCCAGATTGAAGACCACGGCTGGGCGCTGTGGGCACCGATTCGCAGCAGTTATAGCTCCATCAATTTTTCCACCACCCGGCCCTTCCCTTCTCCGCCCTCCGCGCAGAACTGGCTGGGCACCGACAGCAACGGGCACGACGTGCTGGCGCAAATTCTCTATGGGTTGCGGATTTCGCTGTTCTTCGGCGTTCTGCTGACGGTGATGACCTCGGTGATGGGTATTATGGTCGGTGCCACGCAGGGCTATTACGGCGGATTAATTGATCTGCTCGGGCAGCGCTTTATCGAAGTGTGGTCGAGCATCCCGACTCTGTTCCTGATTATTATTCTGGCCAGCGTGGTTCAGCCCAACTTCTGGTGGCTGCTGCTGATTACGGTGCTTTCCGGCTGGATGACGCTGGTCAGCGTGGTGCGCGCGGAATTCCTGCGCACCCGCAACTTTGATTACATCCGCGCCGCACAGGCAATGGGCGTCAGCGATCGCGCCATTATGTGGCGGCATATGCTGCCTAACGCGATGGTCGCCACCCTGACCTATCTGCCCTTTATTCTTTGTGGCTCGATCACCACGCTGACGTCGCTGGATTTCCTCGGTTTTGGCCTGCCGCTGGGCTCGCCGTCGCTGGGCACACTGCTGATGGAAGGTAAGAACAATTTGCAGGCACCGTGGCTGGGGATCAGCGCTTTCGTGGTACTGGCCGCGCTGCTGTCATTATTGATTTTCATTGGT
- the yejB gene encoding microcin C ABC transporter permease YejB, with translation MAAYLLRRLLLVIPTLWAIITINFFIVQIAPGGPVDQAIAAIEMGQSSGLPGADGGSGNGKASPGLAQFGEGQYRGARGLDPEVIAEITHRFGFDKPLHVRYVEMLSHYVRFNFGDSLFRGSSVMGLVKSALPVSVTLGLWSTLIIYLVSIPLGIRKAVRNGTKFDTWSSSVIIVGYAVPSFLFAILLIVLFTGGNYLDWFPLRGLTSPNFDTLPWYGKVTDYLWHITLPVLATVIGGFATLTMLTKNSFMDEVGKQYVMTARAKGLNEKQILYRHVFRNAMLLVIAGFPATFISMFFTGSLLIEVMFSLQGLGLLGYDAIVQRDFPVIFGTLYVFTLIGLLLNIVSDITYTLVDPRIDFEGRH, from the coding sequence GTGGCCGCCTATTTGTTAAGACGACTGCTTCTGGTGATCCCGACGCTGTGGGCGATCATCACGATTAACTTTTTTATTGTGCAGATTGCCCCCGGCGGCCCGGTCGATCAGGCCATTGCCGCTATTGAAATGGGGCAATCCAGCGGTTTGCCTGGCGCCGACGGTGGCAGCGGAAATGGCAAAGCCTCGCCGGGCTTAGCGCAGTTTGGCGAGGGCCAGTACCGTGGTGCACGTGGCCTGGACCCGGAAGTCATTGCCGAAATCACCCACCGCTTCGGCTTCGACAAACCGCTGCATGTACGTTATGTCGAGATGTTATCCCATTATGTGCGCTTCAATTTCGGTGACAGCCTGTTCCGCGGCTCATCCGTGATGGGGCTGGTGAAAAGCGCATTGCCCGTATCCGTAACCCTCGGCCTGTGGAGCACGCTGATTATCTATCTGGTGTCAATCCCGCTGGGTATCCGCAAAGCGGTGCGCAACGGCACCAAATTCGATACCTGGAGCAGTTCAGTCATCATCGTCGGTTATGCCGTCCCCTCTTTCTTATTTGCGATCTTATTGATTGTGTTATTCACCGGCGGTAACTATCTCGACTGGTTCCCGTTACGTGGCCTGACGTCGCCGAATTTCGATACGCTGCCCTGGTACGGCAAAGTGACCGATTACCTCTGGCATATCACGTTGCCGGTGCTGGCGACCGTGATTGGCGGGTTCGCAACCCTGACGATGCTGACCAAAAACTCATTTATGGATGAAGTCGGTAAACAATATGTAATGACTGCCCGCGCGAAGGGGCTGAACGAAAAACAAATTTTGTACCGCCACGTTTTCCGCAACGCCATGCTGCTGGTGATCGCCGGTTTCCCGGCCACTTTCATCAGCATGTTTTTCACCGGTTCATTACTGATTGAAGTGATGTTTTCATTACAGGGGCTGGGATTACTGGGCTACGACGCCATTGTACAGCGCGATTTCCCGGTCATATTCGGCACGCTGTACGTTTTCACCCTGATTGGTTTGCTGCTCAATATCGTCAGCGACATCACTTACACGCTGGTCGACCCGCGTATTGATTTTGAGGGCCGCCACTGA
- a CDS encoding extracellular solute-binding protein, producing MFSRVFAGVLCLLSLSAQAEVIQDSYAFAILGEPKYVSNFTSFDYVNPAAPKGGQITLAAIGTYDNFNRFASRGNPAARSGSLYDSLFTTSSDEIGSYYPLIADSARYDSQYRWVEVDINPRARFNDNTPITASDVAFSFRKFMTEGVPQFRVVYKGVEVKAISRLTVRMVLPKADKDMMLGLLGLPVLPQTFWEKHKFNEPLSVPPPGSGPYRISDYKLGQYITYSRVPDYWAANLPVNRGRYNFDTIRYDYYLDDKVALEAFKSGAFDFRMETSPKNWATQYQGGNFSKNFIVKADEINQAAQDTRWLAFNIHRPQFADRKVREAITLAFDFDWMNKALYFGAYQRVNSYFQNTDYAAKDYPNSAELAWLGPLKGKVPPEVFTTMYQPPGSDGSGNDRTNLLKATALLKEAGWEVKNQVLVNGKTGKPFTFELLLPGGGNSQYVLPFQHNLQRLGIKMSIREVDNSQFVRRMRQRDYDMLPTVYPATSYPSSDLQIYWNSKYLDSTYNKSGVSDPAIDKLTDEIAANQGKPEALLSLGHALDRVLTWNMLMIPMWYTHHERYAYWDKFSMPAVTPSNGMELDTWWYDVNRAARLPAQRR from the coding sequence ATGTTTTCTCGCGTTTTTGCCGGTGTGCTGTGCCTGCTGAGTCTCAGCGCACAAGCTGAAGTCATACAGGATAGCTACGCCTTCGCCATATTAGGCGAGCCAAAGTATGTCTCAAATTTCACCAGTTTTGACTACGTCAATCCTGCCGCCCCGAAAGGTGGTCAGATCACCCTGGCGGCCATTGGTACCTACGACAACTTCAACCGCTTTGCTTCACGCGGTAATCCGGCCGCGCGCAGCGGATCGCTTTACGACAGCCTGTTCACCACCTCCAGCGACGAAATCGGCAGCTATTATCCGCTGATCGCCGATTCTGCCCGTTATGACAGCCAGTACCGCTGGGTCGAAGTCGATATCAATCCGCGTGCGCGCTTTAACGATAATACGCCCATCACCGCCAGCGATGTGGCCTTCAGCTTCCGCAAATTCATGACCGAAGGCGTACCGCAATTTCGTGTGGTGTATAAAGGCGTGGAAGTGAAAGCCATTTCGCGCCTGACAGTACGCATGGTGTTGCCGAAAGCAGATAAAGACATGATGCTCGGCCTGCTGGGCTTGCCTGTTCTGCCGCAGACATTCTGGGAAAAGCATAAATTCAATGAACCGCTGAGTGTGCCGCCGCCGGGCAGTGGCCCTTACCGTATCAGCGATTACAAACTCGGTCAGTACATCACCTATTCCCGCGTGCCGGATTACTGGGCTGCCAATTTGCCCGTCAACCGCGGCCGCTATAATTTCGACACCATCCGCTATGATTATTATCTCGACGACAAGGTGGCACTGGAGGCGTTTAAGTCCGGCGCATTTGATTTCCGTATGGAAACTTCGCCGAAAAACTGGGCGACGCAATATCAGGGCGGTAATTTCAGCAAAAACTTTATTGTTAAAGCCGATGAGATAAACCAGGCGGCGCAGGATACGCGCTGGCTGGCATTCAACATTCATCGCCCGCAATTTGCTGACCGCAAGGTGCGGGAAGCCATCACGCTGGCCTTTGATTTTGACTGGATGAACAAGGCGCTGTATTTCGGTGCCTACCAGCGTGTGAACAGTTATTTCCAGAATACCGACTACGCGGCAAAAGATTATCCCAACTCTGCGGAACTGGCGTGGCTGGGGCCGCTGAAAGGTAAAGTGCCCCCGGAAGTCTTCACCACGATGTATCAGCCCCCCGGCTCTGACGGCAGCGGAAATGACCGGACGAATTTGCTGAAAGCCACCGCATTACTGAAAGAAGCGGGCTGGGAAGTGAAAAATCAGGTGCTGGTGAACGGTAAAACCGGCAAGCCGTTTACCTTCGAGCTGCTGTTACCCGGCGGCGGGAATTCGCAGTACGTCTTGCCGTTCCAGCATAATTTACAGCGACTGGGCATTAAGATGTCGATCCGTGAAGTGGATAACTCGCAATTCGTGCGCCGTATGCGCCAGCGTGATTACGATATGCTGCCGACGGTTTATCCCGCCACGTCGTATCCGAGCAGCGATTTGCAGATTTACTGGAATAGCAAATATCTCGATTCCACCTACAACAAATCAGGTGTCAGCGATCCGGCCATTGACAAACTGACCGACGAGATCGCCGCGAATCAGGGCAAACCTGAGGCATTATTGTCGCTGGGCCATGCGCTTGACCGGGTGCTGACATGGAATATGCTGATGATCCCGATGTGGTACACCCATCACGAGCGCTACGCGTACTGGGATAAATTCTCTATGCCTGCCGTCACCCCGTCCAACGGAATGGAACTTGATACGTGGTGGTACGACGTTAACCGCGCAGCCCGTTTACCTGCGCAACGCCGCTGA
- a CDS encoding cyclic di-GMP phosphodiesterase, translating into MGLKTALTHTVLPKRLYLKRSVFFSALFFILFTAATLTVIKTNNLREQNEIAQRTAQFTSDYLRQLTDTMLRIGLLTTGSCHSIAGELNRDVAFSIGVRDFQLVRNGIVFCSSASGNQHIPVNSTLHDIDFDKSMSIGLQMGTPAVPNRAVILVWQRNPGATDDGVIATLELTLSPYMLFAQPGSGYRGFALLVGDRALISSQTDLIRVNDLPRSHFTHVKIGDYPFSIRLYSPALTHANVFFTFSGGLLLSLLVCALIYHSLLNRHNLEREVLRGLKDKEFFVEYQPVIDAKSLKVTGVEALLRWQHPIEGRIPPDVFISYAENQGLIVELTQHMMALVAADAHTLQHAFPEPGKLSINISPHHMNKISFHDDVMNFIEALPENAFQVVFEITERGMIDTEGALREFNWLRRHKIEIAIDDFGTGHSALIYLEKFTLDYLKIDRGFVMSIDQKTLIAPVLDTVLKLTEELKIKTVAEGVETQTQAEYLRNHGVTYLQGYLYSQSLGVPELLDFVRDFNEKEATWQI; encoded by the coding sequence ATGGGTTTAAAAACGGCGTTAACACACACCGTATTGCCCAAACGCCTGTATTTAAAGAGAAGCGTGTTTTTTTCAGCCCTGTTTTTCATTTTATTCACTGCTGCCACCCTTACCGTTATTAAAACCAACAATCTCCGCGAACAAAATGAAATCGCGCAGAGAACAGCGCAATTTACCTCTGATTACCTGCGCCAGTTAACCGACACGATGCTCAGAATCGGGCTGCTCACGACGGGATCCTGCCATTCCATTGCCGGGGAATTAAACCGTGACGTTGCATTCAGCATTGGCGTTCGTGATTTCCAACTGGTGCGTAATGGCATCGTTTTTTGTTCCTCGGCTTCCGGCAATCAACACATTCCTGTAAACAGTACCCTGCATGACATCGATTTCGATAAAAGTATGAGTATCGGCCTGCAGATGGGAACGCCGGCCGTTCCTAATCGCGCGGTGATCCTGGTATGGCAGCGTAACCCCGGCGCAACGGATGACGGTGTCATAGCCACGCTGGAACTGACGCTGTCGCCTTATATGCTTTTTGCACAGCCAGGTTCCGGCTACCGTGGCTTTGCGCTGCTGGTAGGAGACCGCGCATTGATTTCTTCTCAGACAGATCTGATCAGGGTCAATGATTTACCCCGTAGCCATTTTACTCACGTCAAAATCGGTGATTATCCTTTCAGTATTCGTCTCTACTCCCCTGCCCTGACCCACGCTAATGTATTTTTTACGTTCTCCGGTGGTCTGCTGCTGAGTCTGCTGGTTTGTGCGCTGATTTATCACAGCCTGCTGAACCGCCATAACCTTGAGCGCGAGGTCCTCCGCGGGCTGAAAGATAAAGAATTCTTTGTAGAATATCAGCCTGTTATCGACGCAAAAAGCCTGAAAGTGACCGGCGTTGAAGCCCTGCTGCGCTGGCAGCACCCGATTGAAGGGCGCATCCCGCCCGATGTTTTTATCAGCTACGCTGAAAATCAGGGACTTATCGTCGAACTGACACAACATATGATGGCGCTGGTGGCGGCAGATGCCCATACCTTGCAACACGCTTTTCCCGAACCGGGAAAACTCAGCATCAACATTTCCCCTCACCACATGAACAAAATCAGCTTTCATGACGATGTGATGAATTTTATTGAAGCGTTACCTGAAAATGCTTTTCAGGTGGTATTCGAAATTACAGAACGTGGGATGATTGATACGGAAGGTGCCTTACGGGAGTTTAACTGGTTGCGCCGCCATAAGATTGAAATAGCCATTGATGATTTTGGCACCGGCCATAGCGCGCTGATTTATCTTGAGAAGTTTACGCTGGATTATCTGAAAATCGATCGCGGCTTTGTCATGTCAATTGATCAGAAAACCCTGATCGCGCCGGTGCTGGATACCGTCCTTAAACTCACGGAAGAGCTGAAGATCAAAACCGTAGCCGAAGGCGTCGAAACCCAGACGCAGGCGGAATATCTGCGCAATCACGGCGTGACCTATTTGCAGGGATATCTGTACAGTCAGTCTCTGGGTGTTCCCGAGCTTTTGGACTTTGTACGTGATTTCAATGAGAAAGAAGCCACCTGGCAGATTTGA
- the mepS gene encoding bifunctional murein DD-endopeptidase/murein LD-carboxypeptidase, whose protein sequence is MVKSQPFLRYITRIIPAIGAAIILSACSGTHSSNTENAQTDMRAVNGNDGLLLQASQDEFEAMVRNVNVKSKIMDQYAGWKGVRYRLGGDSKRGIDCSAFVQVTFREQFGMDLPRSTYEQEEKGKKIQRTKLRPGDLVLFRAGSTGRHVGIYLGNDQFVHASTSNGVMISNLKESYWNARYREARRVLANG, encoded by the coding sequence ATGGTCAAGTCTCAACCGTTTCTGAGATATATCACGCGGATAATTCCCGCGATTGGTGCAGCAATTATTCTCTCTGCATGTAGTGGTACACATTCTTCGAACACAGAAAACGCGCAAACTGATATGCGTGCAGTAAATGGCAATGATGGCCTTCTACTGCAAGCCTCTCAGGATGAATTCGAAGCAATGGTTCGCAACGTCAACGTTAAATCCAAAATTATGGATCAGTACGCTGGCTGGAAAGGCGTTCGTTATCGGTTAGGCGGTGACAGCAAGCGTGGTATCGATTGCTCAGCGTTCGTTCAGGTAACATTCCGCGAACAATTTGGTATGGATTTACCTCGTTCAACCTATGAACAGGAAGAGAAAGGCAAGAAAATCCAGCGCACGAAACTGCGTCCGGGTGATCTGGTTCTGTTCCGTGCGGGTTCAACAGGCCGTCACGTCGGTATTTATTTAGGCAACGATCAGTTTGTACATGCCTCCACCAGCAACGGTGTGATGATTTCAAATCTGAAAGAGTCCTACTGGAATGCACGTTATCGTGAAGCAAGACGAGTTTTAGCTAACGGTTAA
- a CDS encoding phosphatase PAP2 family protein: protein MWRRNIPAILILNVLGVALFLSFYLPANHGFWFPIDKSIFFFFNQHLATDAWFLHLVAVTNNRAFDLISLLAMGILYLGYFLKQDSDGRRRYIIIGIVMLLTAVVLNQLGHLLPVSHKSPSLSFPGVNRVSELTGIPTKDASSDSFPGDHGMMLIIFSCFMLRYLSKSAFAVALIITLVFSLPRVMIGAHWFTDIAVGSMSVVLVGASWWLMTPASDMLINWLDKKLPGKKNPKPRA, encoded by the coding sequence ATGTGGCGCCGCAATATTCCCGCAATCCTGATACTTAATGTCTTAGGCGTTGCCTTATTTTTATCTTTCTATCTGCCAGCAAACCATGGTTTCTGGTTCCCGATTGATAAATCGATCTTCTTCTTTTTTAATCAACATCTGGCAACTGATGCGTGGTTTCTGCACCTGGTCGCCGTGACCAATAATCGTGCTTTTGATCTTATTTCACTGCTGGCGATGGGAATATTGTATCTGGGCTATTTCCTGAAGCAGGATAGCGACGGGCGTCGCCGCTACATCATTATTGGTATTGTGATGCTGCTGACCGCTGTGGTACTCAACCAGCTCGGACATTTATTGCCTGTCAGCCATAAAAGTCCGTCGCTGAGTTTCCCGGGCGTAAACCGGGTGAGCGAACTGACGGGCATTCCCACTAAAGATGCCTCCAGTGACAGCTTCCCCGGCGACCATGGCATGATGCTGATTATTTTCTCGTGCTTTATGCTGCGCTACCTGAGCAAGTCAGCATTCGCTGTCGCCTTGATCATCACCCTCGTCTTCTCACTACCCCGTGTGATGATTGGTGCGCACTGGTTTACTGACATCGCGGTAGGCTCAATGTCCGTCGTACTGGTCGGTGCAAGCTGGTGGTTAATGACGCCCGCCAGCGATATGCTGATTAACTGGCTTGACAAAAAATTACCCGGTAAAAAAAATCCTAAGCCACGCGCATAA
- a CDS encoding CobW family GTP-binding protein: MTKTNLITGFLGSGKTTTLRHLLAQKPEGEKWAVLVNEFGEVGIDGALLADSGAVLKEIPGGCMCCVNGLPMQVGLNMLLQQAKPDRLLIEPTGLGHPKQILSLLTSDVYSNWLTLNATLCLLDPRQLSDQRVIDNENFRDQLASADVIVANKSDVMQAQDKQKLEEWYQHNGRERLLVTASQGRIDPALLDLPRQNLVELPQGKHHHAHAAKPGLAALSLPGKQRWRRALNQADGYTSCGWIFDGETQFETAGILDWARAVPVDRVKGIMRIKEGTLLINRQGNDLHIETKPVAPLDSRIELITQNEVQWNTIQSSLLKFRLS; the protein is encoded by the coding sequence ATGACCAAAACCAACCTGATCACCGGCTTTCTGGGAAGCGGAAAAACCACCACGCTTCGCCACCTTCTGGCTCAGAAGCCTGAAGGTGAAAAGTGGGCCGTGCTGGTGAATGAATTCGGCGAAGTCGGCATCGATGGTGCATTACTGGCTGACAGTGGTGCGGTGCTGAAGGAAATTCCCGGTGGTTGCATGTGCTGCGTGAACGGTTTGCCCATGCAGGTCGGCCTGAATATGTTATTGCAGCAGGCTAAACCTGACCGCTTGCTGATAGAACCCACCGGGCTGGGGCATCCGAAACAGATCCTTTCTTTACTGACGTCTGACGTTTACAGCAACTGGCTGACACTCAATGCCACGCTTTGTCTGCTGGATCCACGCCAGTTAAGCGATCAGCGCGTCATTGATAATGAAAACTTCCGCGATCAACTGGCCTCGGCAGACGTTATCGTGGCGAATAAGTCTGATGTGATGCAGGCGCAGGACAAACAGAAGCTGGAAGAGTGGTATCAGCATAATGGCCGCGAGCGCCTTCTGGTGACAGCTTCGCAAGGCCGGATCGACCCTGCATTACTTGATTTACCGCGCCAGAATCTGGTTGAGTTACCGCAAGGTAAACATCATCACGCGCATGCTGCAAAACCTGGGCTTGCTGCGCTGAGCCTGCCGGGGAAACAGCGCTGGCGTCGTGCGCTAAATCAGGCAGACGGTTATACCAGTTGTGGATGGATATTTGATGGAGAAACGCAGTTTGAGACCGCGGGCATTCTCGACTGGGCACGTGCGGTACCGGTTGATCGCGTCAAAGGGATTATGCGCATTAAAGAAGGCACATTACTGATTAACCGCCAGGGCAATGACTTACACATAGAAACGAAACCGGTGGCGCCGTTAGACAGCAGAATTGAGCTTATTACGCAAAATGAAGTGCAATGGAATACAATACAATCATCTTTGTTGAAGTTTCGTTTAAGTTGA
- a CDS encoding FCD domain-containing protein: MRLYQEIGGHLRRDIHAGKYAPGDRLPPERDIAESYSVSRSVVREALIMLELEKVVDVRKGSGVYVLPQPQNSPPEDADSGYGPFELLQARQLLESEVAAFAAMQATKTDILQMRDAIDAQRECIARGVSDDAEDQRFHALLAQASQNSVLVKLVDDLWLIRQRSSMWQGIHQHVGDKNYSQIWLQDHQTILQAVLRRDPKAAKQAMWQHLENVKDMLLQVSDADDPSFDGFLFSSVPSGLND; the protein is encoded by the coding sequence ATGCGACTTTATCAGGAGATAGGCGGTCATCTGCGCCGCGATATCCATGCCGGGAAATATGCTCCTGGCGATCGCCTTCCTCCGGAACGTGACATTGCTGAATCTTATTCCGTCAGCCGAAGCGTGGTACGTGAAGCGCTGATCATGCTGGAGCTGGAAAAAGTGGTAGACGTGCGTAAAGGTTCCGGCGTCTATGTGTTGCCCCAGCCGCAAAACAGCCCGCCGGAAGACGCGGACAGCGGGTATGGTCCGTTCGAGCTGTTACAGGCACGGCAATTGCTGGAAAGCGAAGTCGCGGCTTTTGCGGCGATGCAGGCCACGAAGACGGATATTCTGCAAATGCGTGATGCCATTGATGCACAGCGTGAATGCATTGCCCGTGGCGTATCCGATGATGCTGAAGATCAGCGTTTTCATGCCTTGCTGGCACAGGCTTCCCAGAACAGTGTACTGGTTAAACTGGTGGATGATTTGTGGCTGATCCGCCAGCGCAGCTCAATGTGGCAGGGGATCCATCAGCATGTCGGCGATAAAAACTACAGTCAGATTTGGTTGCAGGACCATCAGACCATCTTGCAGGCCGTACTGCGCCGGGATCCGAAAGCCGCCAAGCAGGCGATGTGGCAGCATCTGGAAAATGTTAAAGACATGCTGTTACAGGTTTCGGATGCCGATGATCCGTCTTTTGACGGATTCCTTTTCTCCTCAGTCCCCTCCGGGCTGAACGACTGA
- a CDS encoding mannitol dehydrogenase family protein has product MKTIATASLPAAVSLPAYDRDALKSRIVHLGFGAFHRAHQALLTNRVLNLQGGDWGICEISLFGNETLIKSLRQQNHLFTVLEKGADGNQAIIIGSAHESVHGSIDGLQAVLEKLTEPQVAIVSLTITEKGYCIEPGTGELDLQNPKIQQDLAGGQAPGTAPGVLVEALRLRHERGLPGFTVLCCDNIPENGLVVKNAVLGMAKARSAELAEWITKNVSFPSTMVDRIVPAATENTLEEITEALGGVTDPCGIACEPFIQWVVEDHFVAGRPDWEKAGAQMVSDVLPFEQMKLRMLNGSHSFLAYLGYLAGYQHINDCMEDANYKAAAHHLMLHEQAPTLSVEGVDLSAYADSLIARYSNPALKHRTWQIAMDGTQKLPQRMLDSIRWHVKNGGSYALLALGVAGWMRYVGGTDDAGQPIEIKDPMAETVAEIVASTEDGEPRVKALLALTGVFGEQLPHEEKVVEAILSAYADLQRIGAKKTVAKYVG; this is encoded by the coding sequence ATGAAAACTATTGCCACAGCGTCCCTGCCTGCAGCAGTGTCATTGCCTGCTTATGATCGCGATGCGTTGAAAAGCCGTATTGTTCACCTCGGATTTGGTGCCTTCCATCGCGCTCACCAGGCGCTGCTGACCAACCGAGTGCTGAATCTCCAGGGTGGCGACTGGGGCATTTGCGAAATCAGTCTGTTTGGCAATGAAACGCTGATAAAAAGTTTACGCCAGCAAAATCATCTGTTTACCGTGCTGGAAAAAGGTGCGGACGGCAATCAGGCGATCATCATCGGCTCTGCGCATGAATCTGTGCACGGCAGCATTGACGGGCTGCAAGCGGTACTTGAAAAACTCACCGAGCCACAGGTAGCGATTGTTTCCCTGACCATCACCGAAAAAGGCTACTGCATTGAGCCGGGCACCGGTGAACTGGATCTGCAAAATCCAAAAATTCAGCAGGATCTGGCGGGCGGTCAGGCACCGGGTACCGCTCCGGGCGTTTTGGTCGAAGCTCTGCGCCTGCGCCATGAACGCGGCCTGCCGGGCTTTACTGTTTTATGCTGCGATAACATTCCTGAAAACGGTCTGGTGGTGAAAAACGCCGTTCTGGGCATGGCGAAAGCGCGTTCCGCAGAACTGGCGGAATGGATCACCAAAAACGTCTCTTTCCCTAGCACCATGGTTGACCGCATTGTTCCTGCCGCAACGGAAAACACGCTGGAAGAAATCACCGAAGCGCTCGGTGGCGTGACCGACCCTTGCGGTATCGCCTGTGAACCGTTCATTCAGTGGGTGGTGGAAGACCACTTCGTGGCGGGCCGTCCGGACTGGGAAAAAGCCGGTGCGCAGATGGTTTCCGACGTTTTACCTTTCGAACAGATGAAGCTGCGCATGCTCAACGGCAGTCATTCCTTCCTCGCCTATCTCGGCTATCTGGCCGGTTATCAGCACATCAACGATTGCATGGAAGATGCCAACTATAAGGCCGCTGCCCATCATCTGATGCTGCATGAGCAGGCACCGACACTGAGCGTCGAGGGTGTTGATCTCAGCGCGTATGCTGACAGCCTGATTGCACGTTACAGCAACCCGGCACTGAAGCATCGTACCTGGCAAATCGCTATGGACGGCACCCAGAAATTGCCACAGCGTATGCTTGATTCCATCCGCTGGCATGTGAAGAATGGCGGTTCCTATGCATTGCTGGCGCTCGGTGTGGCTGGCTGGATGCGTTATGTCGGCGGTACGGATGATGCCGGGCAGCCGATCGAGATTAAAGATCCGATGGCTGAAACGGTCGCTGAAATTGTGGCATCAACCGAAGATGGCGAACCGCGAGTGAAAGCCCTGCTGGCTCTGACAGGCGTATTCGGTGAGCAATTGCCTCATGAAGAGAAAGTCGTAGAGGCCATACTGAGCGCGTATGCCGATCTGCAAAGGATCGGCGCGAAGAAAACCGTCGCAAAATACGTGGGTTAA
- the yeiP gene encoding elongation factor P-like protein YeiP gives MARANEIKRGFVVNYDGKLLLVKDIDVQSPSARGASTLYKMRFADVRTGGKVEERFKGDDILDTVTLTRRKVNFSYVDGDEYIFMDDEDFTPYTFNKAQIEDELLFIPEEGLQGMQVLTLDSQLLALEMPQTVDLEIVETAPGIKGASASSRTKPAVMSTGLNIQVPEYLSSGDKIRIHIAERRYMGRAD, from the coding sequence ATGGCACGTGCTAACGAAATTAAACGCGGCTTCGTTGTGAACTACGACGGCAAATTGCTGCTGGTAAAAGATATTGATGTTCAGAGCCCGAGCGCCCGTGGTGCCAGCACTTTGTACAAAATGCGTTTCGCTGACGTTCGTACTGGTGGCAAAGTGGAAGAACGCTTCAAAGGCGACGATATTCTGGATACCGTTACCCTGACCCGTCGTAAAGTGAACTTTTCTTACGTCGATGGTGACGAATATATCTTCATGGATGATGAAGACTTCACGCCCTACACCTTTAACAAGGCGCAGATTGAAGACGAACTGCTGTTCATCCCTGAAGAAGGTTTGCAGGGTATGCAGGTTCTGACGCTGGACAGCCAGCTGCTGGCGCTGGAAATGCCACAGACGGTGGATCTGGAAATCGTGGAAACAGCACCGGGCATCAAGGGCGCTTCCGCCAGTTCCCGTACAAAACCTGCGGTAATGAGCACCGGTCTGAACATTCAGGTTCCTGAATACCTGAGTTCTGGCGACAAAATCCGTATTCATATCGCAGAACGTCGTTATATGGGTCGCGCGGATTAA